The proteins below are encoded in one region of Maridesulfovibrio ferrireducens:
- a CDS encoding S24 family peptidase — MWSKQLEIIAEIATKKLAENGQKFSYAKAEALIGVSKNKWVAWKGGQRPSAEDLAKISKILNISAHWLLFGEGSISNDPRELEENPELTCFADTIHEVLFERLSTTPENFAEIGGISVDELTAIMQRKIQPSAMTLRNWCVRYRVNMNYIIAQMGYPLLTRAQYEQDGPLMSVRKRDKEDEYPRGCGNPPFAREAENLDSDLYDGEPYEHDRHKKPLPEVTENMLCPGQELKLIGIAQCGPMGWSLTMPLAATSSVPTFHKDMIAALAIGDSMVPAGINPGNIVYCDPRLEPLKNEPIFVIRRGRDADKEGDATIKLFVKQDDEWLYMKGWLQKNGEPHQRDFEIKQHLDEVEVVAPVVMIRRRV, encoded by the coding sequence ATGTGGTCAAAACAGCTTGAAATAATTGCAGAAATTGCAACAAAAAAACTTGCCGAAAACGGTCAGAAGTTTAGTTATGCCAAAGCTGAAGCTTTGATCGGTGTTAGCAAAAACAAATGGGTTGCGTGGAAGGGCGGTCAAAGACCTAGTGCTGAAGATTTGGCAAAAATTTCTAAGATTTTGAATATCTCCGCTCACTGGTTACTATTCGGAGAAGGATCTATTTCTAATGATCCGCGCGAATTAGAAGAAAATCCCGAGCTGACATGCTTTGCGGATACTATTCATGAGGTTCTTTTCGAGCGGTTGAGTACGACTCCAGAAAATTTTGCTGAGATTGGTGGTATTTCTGTGGATGAATTGACCGCTATTATGCAACGCAAGATTCAGCCTTCGGCAATGACGCTGCGAAACTGGTGTGTGCGGTATCGTGTTAACATGAACTATATAATTGCTCAGATGGGTTATCCGCTCCTTACAAGAGCGCAATACGAGCAAGACGGTCCGCTTATGTCTGTACGTAAGCGCGATAAAGAAGACGAATATCCGAGAGGTTGCGGTAATCCGCCTTTTGCAAGAGAGGCTGAGAATCTCGACAGTGATTTATATGATGGTGAACCATACGAGCACGATAGGCACAAGAAACCGCTGCCGGAAGTAACTGAAAATATGCTTTGTCCCGGGCAAGAATTGAAGCTCATAGGTATTGCTCAGTGCGGGCCGATGGGTTGGTCGCTCACAATGCCGTTGGCAGCTACGAGTTCGGTTCCGACATTTCATAAAGATATGATTGCAGCGCTCGCAATCGGTGACAGCATGGTTCCGGCGGGAATTAATCCGGGCAATATTGTTTATTGTGACCCCAGATTGGAGCCGTTGAAAAACGAGCCTATTTTCGTAATCCGGCGCGGGAGAGATGCGGATAAGGAAGGCGACGCTACAATCAAGCTTTTCGTAAAGCAGGATGACGAATGGCTGTACATGAAGGGATGGTTGCAGAAGAACGGAGAACCTCATCAGAGAGATTTTGAAATCAAGCAGCATCTTGATGAAGTTGAGGTAGTCGCTCCGGTCGTTATGATTCGAAGGCGAGTTTAA